In Panthera leo isolate Ple1 chromosome E3, P.leo_Ple1_pat1.1, whole genome shotgun sequence, a genomic segment contains:
- the LOC122209968 gene encoding cytochrome c oxidase subunit 6B1-like has protein sequence MAGDIKTKIKNDQTAPFDSHFPNQNQTRNSWQNYLDFHRCEKAMTAKGGEVSVCEWYRRVYKSLCPISWVAAWDNRRAEGTFPGKI, from the coding sequence ATGGCAGGAGACATCAAGACCAAAATCAAGAACGACCAGACCGCCCCTTTTGACAGCCACTTCCCCAACCAGAACCAGACCCGGAACTCCTGGCAAAACTACCTAGACTTCCACCGCTGTGAGAAGGCGATGACTGCTAAAGGGGGTGAGGTCTCCGTGTGCGAATGGTACCGGCGTGTGTACAAGTCCCTCTGCCCCATATCCTGGGTGGCAGCCTGGGACAACCGCCGGGCGGAAGGCACGTTTCCCGGGAAGATCTGA
- the ZSCAN10 gene encoding zinc finger and SCAN domain-containing protein 10 encodes MGPRASLSRLRELCCRWLRPALHTKEQILELLVLEQFLSVLPPHLLARLQGQQLRDGEEVVLLLEGVQRESSAAGPLDFSFNAGKNCPRADVTAEDQGGSSQVSSHSPKKEAPSEGPPAPEPAMEPPASQPGPSKPAELGTWRHPPSSKQPLSPGPKRTFQALQECAPQGPVLWLEENARDQELAAVLESLTFEDVPAKKAWPVHPLGPGSRTPDEEFKEEPKAVAWPAALSTEPQADGPPAAEEPHVQVLGPGPEVSGTGGGGSPPSRSDILEVKVADGPPRSEAEMEFICTDCGVTFRQLARLEAHQLRSHPGARSFPCERCGKSFGRSSILKLHMRTHTDERPHACHLCGHRFRQSSHLNKHLQTHSSEPAFLCAECGQGFQRRASLMQHLLAHAEGRRSPRAPEAKPEARELAVVLCSHCGQTFQRRSSLKRHLRIHAKDKGHQCSECSGSLRSGPERRPYVCNDCGKAFRRSEHLGAHRRVHTGERPFSCQVCGRSFSQSSQLVCHQRVHTGEKPYSCPHCGKRFVRRAGLARHLLTHGGPRPHHCTQCGKTFSQTQDLARHRRSHTGEKPCRCSECGEGFSQSAHLARHQRIHTGEKPHACDTCGYRFRNSSNLARHRRSHTGERPYGCQTCGRSFRRNAHLQRHLATHAGAGTEAASRPAEPPQECRECGKSFSRSCNLLRHMLVHTGARPFSCAQCGRSFSRNSHLLRHLRTHARETLY; translated from the exons ATGGGGCCAAGGGCGTCCCTGAGCCGGCTCCGGGAGCTGTGCTGCCGCTGGCTGCGGCCCGCTCTGCACACCAAGGAGCAGATCCTGGAgctgctggtgctggagcagTTCCTGAGCGTGCTGCCCCCGCACCTGCTGGCCCGGCTCCAGGGCCAGCAGCTCAGGGACGGCGAGGAGGTTGTGCTGCTGCTGGAGGGTGTCCAGAGGGAGTCCAGCGCCGCGGGGCCACTg GATTTTAGTTTTAATGCTGGCAAGAATTGTCCCCGCGCAGACGTCACTGCGGAGGACCAGGGGGGCTCTTCCCAGGTCTCCAGCCACAGCCCCAAAAAGGAAGCGCCCTCAGAAGGACCCCCGGCCCCGGAGCCAGCCATGGAGCCCCCAGCATCCCAGCCAGGGCCCTCCAAGCCTGCTGAGCTGGGGACCTGGAGACATCCCCCAAGTTCAAAGCAGCCACTGAGCCCAGGCCCCAAGAGGACATTCCAAGCCCTGCAAGAGTGTG CCCCCCAGGGCCCTGTCCTGTGGCTGGAGGAAAACGCCCGAGATCAGGAGCTTGCAGCTGTGCTG GAGTCCCTGACCTTCGAGGATGTCCCAGCAAAGAAGGCGTGGCCTGTTCACCCTCTGG GACCCGGAAGCAGAACCCCAGATGAGGAGTTCAAAGAGGAGCCCAAGGCGGTCGCCTGGCCTGCGGCCCTCTCAACAGAGCCTCAGGCAGACGGTCCTCCGGCGGCGGAAGAGCCCCATGTCCAGGTGCTGGGGCCTGGCCCCGAAGTGAGTGGCACCGGCGGAGGAGGGTCCCCTCCCAGCAGGAGTGACATTCTGGAGGTCAAAGTGGCCGACGGGCCTCCCAGGTCGGAGGCAGAGATGGAATTCATCTGCACCGACTGCGGGGTGACTTTCCGACAGCTGGCCCGCCTGGAGGCGCACCAGCTGCGGAGTCACCCGGGCGCCCGGTCCTTTCCGTGCGAGCGCTGCGGGAAGAGCTTCGGCCGCAGCTCCATCCTCAAGCTGCACATGCGCACGCACACGGACGAGCGGCCACACGCCTGCCACCTGTGCGGCCACCGCTTCCGCCAGAGCTCCCACCTGAACAAGCACCTTCAGACGCACTCCTCCGAGCCCGCCTTCCTGTGCGCCGAGTGCGGCCAGGGCTTCCAGCGGCGCGCCAGCCTCATGCAGCACCTGCTGGCGCACGCCGAGGGCCGGCGGTCGCCGCGCGCCCCCGAGGCCAAGCCCGAAGCGCGCGAGCTGGCCGTCGTCCTGTGCTCTCACTGCGGCCAGACCTTCCAGCGCCGCTCCAGCCTCAAGCGCCACCTGCGGATCCACGCCAAGGACAAGGGCCACCAGTGCTCGGAGTGCTCGGGCAGCCTGCGCTCGGGCCCGGAGCGCAGGCCATACGTGTGCAACGACTGTGGCAAGGCGTTCCGGCGCAGCGAGCACCTGGGGGCCCACCGGCGCGTGCACACGGGCGAGCGGCCCTTCTCGTGCCAGGTGTGCGGCCGCAGCTTCAGCCAGAGCTCCCAGCTGGTGTGCCACCAGCGGGtgcacacgggcgagaagccctaCAGCTGCCCGCACTGCGGGAAGCGCTTCGTGCGGCGGGCGGGGCTCGCCCGCCACCTCCTGACGCACGGCGGCCCGAGGCCCCACCACTGCACCCAGTGCGGCAAGACCTTCAGCCAGACGCAGGACCTCGCCCGCCACCGGCGCAGccacacgggcgagaagccgtGCCGCTGCAGCGAGTGCGGCGAGGGCTTCAGCCAGAGCGCCCACCTGGCGCGCCACCAGCGCAtccacaccggggagaagcccCACGCCTGCGACACCTGCGGCTACCGCTTCCGCAACAGCTCCAACCTGGCCCGCCACCGCCGCAGCCACACCGGCGAGCGGCCCTACGGCTGCCAAACCTGCGGCCGGAGCTTCCGGCGCAACGCCCACCTGCAGCGGCACCTGGCCACCCACGCGGGCGCGGGGACCGAGGCGGCGTCCAGGCCGGCCGAGCCCCCGCAGGAGTGCCGGGAGTGCGGCAAGAGCTTCAGCCGCAGCTGTAATCTGCTGCGCCACATGCTGGTGCACACGGGGGCCAGGCCCTTCTCGTGCGCGCAGTGCGGCCGCAGCTTCAGCCGCAACTCGCACCTGCTGCGCCACCTGCGAACCCACGCCCGCGAGACCCTGTACTAG